The Kribbella sp. HUAS MG21 genome includes the window GCGAGCTGGGCGCGGCGATCGACGAGTTCTTCGGCTCGTTCGACGCCTTCCAGGCCAACTTCACCGCGAGCGCGACCACCATCCAGGGCTCCGGCTGGGCGATCCTCGGCTGGGACGCGCTGGGCGGCAAGCTGCTCGTCCACCAGCTGTACGACCAGCAGGGCAACCTGCCGGCCGGGCAGATCCCGATCGTGATGCTGGACATGTGGGAGCACGCCTTCTACCTGCAGTACAAGAACGTGAAGCCGGACTACGTCAAGGCCTGGTGGAACGTCGTGAACTGGGCCGACGCCCAGGCGCGCTTCGACGCCGCCCGCTCGGGCGCCGGCGCGCTGATCACCGGCGCCTGATCCTGCCGACGCCCACGCCATCACAAGTCCGTCGCGCCCGCCTGCTCCCGCTCACGCGGGGCGGGCGGGCGCGATTGTGACGGCGTGGCGGTTCATTCGCACCAGTCCGCGATCACCGGAGCAATCGCGCTGGCCCTGACCACGTGGTTCTGCCCCGGTACCTCAGCGTGCCGCGCGCCCGGGACCGCCGCCGCGAGCGCCCGGGTCGACGTCTTCATCCAGCCTGGGCTCTTGCCGCCGTTCACGACCAGCACCGGCTGCTCGATCGACGCCCACTGGGCCGCGTCCATCGGGTCGCCGAAGCAGTTCCCGCCGAGCATCCGGGCGTCGTACGGCAGCGTGTGCGCGATCGCCTTCATCTGCTTCCAGGCCGGCATCAGCCGCATCATCGTGACCACGATCCCGGGCAGCCCGATGCCCTTGGTGAAGAAGTACTTGATCGCGTCGCCCGGCTCCAGCGCCTGCAGGTCCGCGACCCAGCTCCGCGGGATCTGCCTGCGGCTGTCGTCGACGACGTACGGCGGCTCGAACGCGACCAGCTTCTCGATCGGCAGCCCGGCCGCCGCGGCCCGCAACGCCAGCGCGGCGCCTGACGACGTGCCGTAGACGTACGCCGATCCGCCGGCCGCCTCGATGATCGCGGCCAGGTCCTCGAGTTCGCGCTCCACCGCGTACTCGGGCGCGTCGCCGGAGTCGCCGCGGCCGCGCCGGTCGTAGTTGTAGACGGTGAACCGGTCCGCGAGCGCCTCGGCGAGCTCGGGCAGCGGGCCCTGTGCGCGGGAGCACAGCGCGCCGTCCACGAGGACCAGCGCCGGGCCGCTGCCGCGCCGGTCGTAGGCGATGGTGGTGCCGTCCTTCGAAGCGACCGTGAACATGCTCTTCCTCCTTGCTCGGTGACGATGTCACCCCTGCGTCGAGCACCGCGAGGAACTCTCGACAACGTGTGACGCAGATCACTCCGAATCCCGTCGTACGCGTAGCGCGACGCTGTCTGGGTACCGGAGCCGCAACCCCAGCACGGGAGGCGGTTATGACGACACGTCCGGAGATGGTCCGGCGGGAGGCCGGGCTCAACGGCGAGCTGCAGCACCGGATGGACGGTCAGAACGTGGGTGCGCTCGTGAGCCAGGTGACCACCGACCTCAGTCGGCTGGTCCGGGACGAGATGCAGCTGGCGAAGGCCGAGCTGAAGGAGAAGGGCAAGGAGGCGGGAGTCGGCGCCGGGCTGTTCGGCGGCTCCGGGGCGCTCGCGCTGTACGGCCTCGGCGTGCTGATCGCCGCGGCGGTGCTCGGACTCGCGACCGCGTTGCCGGCCTGGTTGTCCGCGCTGATCGTCGCCGCGGTCCTGTTCCTGATCGCGGGTGTCGCCGCGCTGCTCGGCAAGCGGCACGTCACCCGTGCCACTCCGCCCGTTCCGCAACGTGCCGTCGACGGCGTGCACGAGGACCTGGAAGCCCTCAAGGGACACCAGCCGGAAGGAAAGAGCACTCGATGACCACGATCAAGAACGCCGCGCACCGGGAACCGATGACGGAGCGCGAGACGCTCCGCGAGGATCTCGAGTACACCAGGCAGCACCTCGCCGACACCGTCCAGGAGCTCAGCCGGCGGCTGAACGTGCCGCACCGGATGAAGGAGACCGCGGGCAGCGCCGGGCACCGCGTCTCGGGCGCCGCCGGTCAGGCCGGCCAGAAGCTGAAGGAAGTCCCCGGTGCGATGAAACAGCTGCCCGCGATGAGCAGGCGGCACCCGAAGGCGATGGCGGCCGTGGGCGGCGCCGTGGCCCTCGGCGCCGCGGCCCTCATGGTCCGCAAGCACAAGTAGGCAGCTGAAGGGGGTCTTGCCGTGGCCATTGGACCCCCTTCCCCTGGCCGGCGTGGTCGCACCGCGCCGGTCAGCAGGCGGCGGCGCGCTCCAGGAGGAGCTTGCGTTCCCGTTCGTTGCGGGTGAGCGCTGCCGCCTTCTCGAACTCCGCCCGGGCCTCGTCCAGGCGGCCGAGCTTGAACAGCAGGTCGCCGCGGACGCTCGGCAGCAGGTGGTAGTCCTTCAGGGACGGGTCGTCCGCGAGCAGGTCGACCGCCTGCAGCCCGCGTTCCGGGCCGAACGCCATCGAAATCGCGACGGCCTGGTTCAGCTCGACGACCGGCGACGGCGCGACCTGGGCGAGTACGGCGTACAGCCCGGCGATCCGGGCCCAGTCGGTGTCCTCGGGGTCGGCGGCGCGGGCGTGGCAGGCGGCGATCGCGGCCTGCAGCAGGTACGGGCCGGGCGGCTTCTCCAGGGCCCACGCGCGGTCGATGCCCTCGAGGCCGCGGCGGATCAGCAGCCGGTCCCAGCGCCGCCGGTCCTGGTCGAGCAGCAGTACCGGCTCGCCGTCCGGGCCGATCCGCGCGTTCGCCCGGGACGACTGCAGCTCCATCAGGGCGAGCAGACCGAGTACTTCGGATTCGGCCGGCATCAGCTCCACGAGCAGCCGGCCGAGGCGCATCGCCTCGTTGCACAGCGCCGGGCGCATCCAGTCGTCGCCGGCTGTCGCGGAGTACCCCTCGTTGTAGATGAGGTAGACGACCTCGAGGACGGACTGGAGCCGGTCCAGCAGGTCGGGGCCGGACGGGACCTCGAACTCGACGCCGGCCTTGGCCAGGTTGCGTTTGGCGCGGACGATACGCTGCGCGATCGTCGGCTCCGGGGCGAGGAACGCGCGGGCGATCTCGTCGGTCTTGAGGCCGCCGAGCAGCTTGAGCGTGAGCGTCACGCGGGCGTCCATCGTGAGCACCGGGTGGCAGGCGGTGAACACCAGGCGGAGCAGGTCGTCCTCGATGTGGTCCTCGAGGATCGCCTCGACGTCGTCCTCCACACTGTCGCCGTCGATCTCGAGCTCGTGGCCCATCTCGGCGAGCTTGCGCTGGTACGTCTCCTTGCGCCGGATCAGGTCGATCGCCCGGCGCTTGGCGATCGCCATCAGCCAGGCGCCGGGGTTGTTCGGTACGCCGGACTCCGGCCACTGCTCCAGCGCCGCGACCAGCGCGTCCTGCGCCAGCTCCTCGGCCAGCCCGACGTCCCGCACGATCCGCGCCAGGCCCGCGATGATCCGCGCCGACTCGATCCGCCAGACCGCGTCGACCGCCCCGTGCGCCTCCGTAACCGTCACCCGCCGATAGTAGACACGAATCCGGCGGACCTGCCGCACTCACCAACCAGCGCGCGCCCCGGGCGCCACGCTCAACCATCCCGTTGCCGGGCCTGACGGCCGGGTTGGTGAGTGGTGGCGGTACGCCCAGGCCATCACAATCTGCCGCCCGGCTGGATGCCGGGCGGGACGCCTCGCGGTGTCCGCAGTTGTGATGGCCTGGACGTCCGCCCACTATTCAGTCGCCCGGTGCAGCCCGGCTGCTGCGGGCGTGGTTGCCGGGCGCAGTTGCCAGAGCGAGGTTGTCTCCGCCCGCGCCCGGCGGTGCCGGGGCGTGATGTCGGCGCGGCCCACCACCTCCAGCCCGCCGCCCCGAACCAACTCCAGTAGCTCGCCCCGGGACCGCAGCCCCAGTAGCTCGGCCAGGTCGGACAGGATCAGCCACACCTCGCCGCCCGGTTCGAGGTGGTCGCGGACGGTGTTCAGGAAGGTGCGGAGCATCCGGCCGTCCTCGTCGTACACGGCGTGGTCGAGCGGTGTGATTGGTGTTGCGGGGATCCACGGTGGGTTGCAGACGACGAGGTCGGCGCGCCCCGGTGGGAAGAGGTCGGTCTCGAGGACGGTTGCGTTCATCTGCAGGCGTCGCAGGTTGTCGCGGGCGCAGGTGATCGCGCGCGGGTTGTTGTCGGTGGCAACTACATGCCGGATTCCCCGCCGGGACAGGATCGCCGCGAGGAGCCCGGTACCGGTGCCGACGTCGAAGGCGGTGCCGGTTGTCGGCAAGGGCTGGCCGGCGATGAGGTCGGCGTACTCCGATCTGGTCGGGGCGAAGACGCCGTAGTGCGGATGGATCCGCTGACCGAGCGCGGGGACGTACACCCCGCGGTGCCGGAGCTCGTACGCGCCGATCACCCCCAGCAACTCCCGCAACGGCACCCAGCGAGGCCCGGCGGCCGGCGTCCGCTCCCGGCCAGGCCGGTCGCCGTGCGGGCGCTCCTCGCCCGGTCCCTCCTTGCCCTGCGGGCCGAAGGCTTCCTCGTATGCCGCTCGGACGTCCGGCGCGCGGCGCAGTGTGATGGTGTGGTCGTGCATCGGGACGTGCAGTGAGTTGAGGATGCGGGCCCGCTCGGCCTGGCGGCGGCGCTGGGTGTGAAAGGGGCCGTCGCGGCGGACCGGGACTCGGCGGCCGAGGGCGGCCAGCAGTTGTTTGGCGTTGTGGAAATCTCCCGTCCAATGAAGTGCCGAACCGCGGCCGATCAGGCGCAGTGCCCGGTCCGCGGAGAAGGTGTCGTCGACCGTGATGACGTCGTCCAAGAGTCGTTCCTGCCAGTGCGAAGCGATCGATGGGCAGCACGGCTCACCCGGACGCCGGAACGGCGCCGGGGAGCGGACGACGGGACTAGCGAACTACCGCCGCATGCAGAGGCGAGGTCACCGCACCACTGTAGGTGGTCCGCCTAATAGACTGCGTGACCGGAAACCCCTCCGGACTGCCGACGACGAATGGCATGAGGTTCGCTGTGCTCACCATGCAGGACGCGCTGCTCGCGCTGACGAAGTACTGGACCGATCGGGGCTGCATGATCGTGCAGCCGTTCAACACCGAGGTCGGTGCCGGGACGCTGAACCCGGCGACCATCCTGCGGGTGCTCGGTCCCGAGCCGTGGCGGGTGGCGTACGTCGAGCCGAGTGTCCGGCCGGACGACAGCCGCTACGGCGAGAACCCGAACCGGCTGCAGACCCACACCCAGTTCCAGGTGGTGCTCAAGCCGGACCCGGGCAACCCGCAGGAGCTGTTCCTGGACAGCCTGACCGCGCTCGGGATCGACATCGACGCGCACGACGTCCGGTTCGTCGAGGACAACTGGGCGAACCCGGCGACCGGCTCCTGGGGGCTCGGCTGGGAGGTCTGGCTGGACGGCCTGGAGATCACCCAGTTCACGTACTTCCAGCAGGCCGGCGGGATGACGCTGGACCCGGTGTCGGTGGAGATCACCTACGGCATCGAGCGGATCATGATGGCGCTGCAGGGCGTCTCGCACTTCAAGGACATCGCCTACGCCCCGGAGATCTCGTACGGCGAGGCGTTCGGCCAGGCGGAGTACGAGATGAGCCGCTACTACCTCGACGACGCCGACGTGGAGTCGCAGAAGCGGCTGTTCGAGGAGTACGCGAACGAGGCCCGCCGGATGCTCGACGCCCGGCTCCCGGTGCCGGCGCACATCCAGGTGCTGCGCTGCTCGCACACCTTCAACGTCCTCGACGCCCGCGGCGCCGTGAGTACGACGGAACGCGCCAAGGCGTTCGGCCGGATGCGCACGCTGGCCCGCGAGGTCGCGCAGCTCTGGGCGGAACGCCGTACCGAGCTGGAGCACCCGCTGGGGCTGGCGCAGCTGCCCGAGGCGGCACCGGCGCCGTCCGAGTTCCCGAAGATCACCGGGACCCGGCAGCTGACGTTCGAGATCGGCACCGAGGAGATGCCGCCGTCGGAGGTCACCAAGACCGCCGCCGCGGTCCAGGCCGCTCTCGAGGAGAAGCTGGCCGCGACCCGGCTCGGGCACGGCAAGATCACCACCTACGCGACGCCGCGCCGGGTCGTGGCGTTCGTCGCCGAGGTGCAGGCCGGTGAGCCGGACGCCGAGCGCGTGGTCCGCGGCCCGCGGAAGTCGGCCGCGTACGACGCCGACGGCAACGTCACGAAGGCGGCCGCCGGGTTCGCGCGCGGTCAGGGCGTGGACGCCGGCGAGCTGCACGACCTGGACGTGGACGGCGTCGAGTACGTCGCGGTCACGAAGCCCGACCCGGGACGCGGCGCGGCCGAGGTGCTGAGCGGCGTGCTGAGCGAGATCGTCAGCGGCCTGCGCTCCGACAAGAACATGCGGTGGAACGACGCGAAGCTGTCGTTCACCCGTCCGATCCGCTGGCTGGTCGCGCTGCTCGGAGACGAGATCGTGCCGGTGTCCGTGTCTTCGCTGGCGGCCGGTCGGACCACCCGCGTGCACCGGACCGCCGCACAGCCGAAGGTCGAGATCGCCGCGGCCGAGGGCTACCTGGACCTGCTCCGGATCCACGGCATCGAGGCCGACCCGGCCCGCCGGCGGGCGCAGATCGTCGAGGCGGCGGCGGAGCTCTCGAAGAGCGTCGGCGGCACCGTCGACGTCGAGGCCGAGGCCGCGCTGGTCGACCAGATCGTCAACCTGATCGAGGAGCCGACCCCGATCCTCGGCGGGTTCGCGGCCGAGTACCTGGACCTGCCGGGCGAGATCCTCACCACCGTGATGCGCAAGCACCAGCGCTACCTGCCGGTCCGTGACGGCGACGGCAAGCTGCTGCCGCACTTCGTTGCCGTGGCCAATGGTTCGGTCGACGAGGACGTGGTCCGCGCCGGGAACGAGGCGGTCCTGCGGGCCCGCTACGAGGACGCCGCGTTCTTCTGGCGGGCCGACCTGGACACGCCGCTGGAGTCGATGAAGAGCGAGCTGGAGAAGCTGGCCTTCGAGGAGCGGCTCGGCTCGATGGCCGACCGCGCGGGCCGGATCGGCCGGATCGCCCTCGCCCTCGCGGCGACGGTGGACCTGGACGGCGAGGACCTGACCACGCTGCGCCGGGCCGCCGAGCTGGCGAAGTTCGACCTCGGCTCGCAGATGGTGGTCGAGCTGACCAGCCTGGCCGGCACGATGGCCCGCGAGTACGCGAAGCGGGCGGGGGAGACCGAGGCGGTCGCCCAGGCGCTGTACGACATGGAGCTGCCGCGCTCGGCCGGTGACCCGGTCCCGTCGACGACTCCGGGCGCGCTGCTCGCGCTCGCCGACCGGTTCGACCTGCTGGCCGGCCTGTTCGGTGTCGGCGCGAAGCCGACGGGCAGCTCGGACCCGTTCGCGCTGCGCCGCGCCGCGGCCGGGGTGGTCGCGATCCTCCGCGAGCACCCGTCGCTGCGGGCGATCACGCTGCCGGTCGGGCTCCAGGCGGCGGCCGACGAGATCGGTGCCCAGGGCATCGACGTACCGGCGGACTCGCTCGACGAGGTCGCCGAGTTCACCGTACGGCGGTACGAGCAGCAGCTGCTCGACCGCGGCGACGACCACCTCCAGGTCGCTGCCGTGTTGCCGCTGGCAACTGCTCCGGCGGCCGCGGACGAGACGCTGAAAACCCTGCAGGGACTGGTCGGCAACAGCGACTTCGCCGACCTGGTCGCGGTCCTGCAGCGCGTCCGCCGGATCGTCCCGGAAGGCACCGAGGCGGAGTACGACGCGAGCAAGTTCACCGAGCCGGCCGAGGTCGTGCTGCACGAGGCGGTGCAGAAGATCGGGCAGGCGCCGACCGGGCTCGGCGATTTCGTCACGACCGCGACCGTGCTGATCGAGCCGGTGAACGCGTTCTTCGACGAGATCCTGGTGATGGCGAAGGAGCCGGAGCTCCGCGCGGCCCGGCTCGGCCTGCTCGCCACGATCAGCAAGCTGGCCGCACCGGTCCTCGACTGGCAGGCGCTCGGCACCAGCCTGAGCCCCGCCGAATGAGTCCGGCCGCACTTGCGTGAGCTCGTCGTTCTCGGGACCGGCAGCCAGGTGCCGTCCCGGGAACGCACGCAGAACGGGTACTTCCTGCGCTGGGACGACGAGGGATTCCTGTTCGACCCGGGTGAAGGCACGCAGCGGCAGCTGATCTTCGCGGGGGTCGCGGCCGGGGCGATCACGCGGCTGTGCGTGACGCATTTCCACGGCGACCACTGCCTCGGCGTACCGGGTGTCGTGCAGCGGCTGTCGCTGGACGACGTACCGCATCCGGTGCGGGCGCACTACCCGGCGTCCGGGCAGGAGTACTTCAGGCGCCTGCGGTACGCCGCGTCGTTCTACGAGCGGGCCGAGCTGCTCGAGGAGCCGGTCGAGGAGGACGGGCTGCTGTCGGTCGGGTCGTTCGGGCAGCTGTGGGCGCGGCGGCTGGAGCATCCGATCGAGTCGTTCGGCTACCAGCTGATCGAGCCGGACGGCCGCCGGATGCTGCCGGACAAGCTCGCGGCGTACGGCGTGACAGGACCGGCGGTCGGTCAGCTCCAGCGCGCCGGGTCGCTCGAGGTCGACGGCCGGACCGTGCGCGTCGAGGACGTCAGCGAGGTCCGGCCCGGCCAGCGGTTCGCGTTCGTGATGGACACCCGGCTGTGCGAGAACGTCCTGCGGCTGGCCGACGGCGCCGACCTGCTCGTGATCGAGTCGACGTACCTGTCGGCGGAGTCGGAGCTGGCGCGCCGGTTCGGGCACCTCACCGCCCGCCAGGCCGCCCGGGTCGCCGCGGAGTGCGGCGTCCGCAAGCTCGTCCTCACGCACTTCTCCCAGCGGTACCTGGAACCCGAACGCTTCCACGAGGAAGCCGCCGCCGAGTTCTCCGGCGAGATCGTGGTCGCCACCGACCTGAGCCGAACCCTGGTGCCGTCGCGCCGTTAGCTCAGCTGTTGTCGGCGAGGAAGTCGTCGATCAGGGCGTTGACCTCGTTCGGTGATTCCAGCGCCGCGAGGTGGGCCGACTGCTCGAGGACGACGAACCGCGCGCCGGGGATCGAGTCGGCCATCTCCTCGGTCTCGGCGACCGGGAACGTCGGGTCCTCGGCGCCTGCGACCACCAGGACCGGTGTCCGGATCCGGCCGAGCAACGTGCGCTGGTCCGGGCGGTGCGGGACGACGCTCGTCACGGCGTACATGCCGGACCGGACGGCCACCCGGCGCGCGAGGTCGTTGACCTTGGCAACGACCTCGGGTTTCTCGCGGCGCGCGGTCGGGCCGAGGAACGCGTCGCGCACCGGGCCGGTGAGCGGTCCGCGGATCCCGCCGAGGAGCTGCGCCGTCCGGGTGAGCACGCCGTACTCGAACCGCTGCCGGCGGCCGGCCGGGGACGCGGTCGCGTTCATCAGCACGGCGACGCCGATCCGTTCCGGGTGCAGTGCCGCGAACGTGCCGCCGATCATCCCGCCCCAGCTGTTGCCGATCAGATGCGCCCGCTCGACGCCGAGGTCGTCGAGGATCGCGACGATCACGTCCGCGCACTGCTCGAAGCTGAACGTCCCGGTCAGCGGGGCGCTGCCGCCGTGGCCCGGCGGATCGACCAGGATCACCTGGAAGCGGTCCGCGAAGTGCGCGGCCTGGGCCGACCACAGCGTGCCGTCCATCAGCAGGCTCGGCCAGAACAGCATGGCGGGCCCGGATCCGTCGACGCGCAACCGGATCCGGCCCAGAACGG containing:
- a CDS encoding superoxide dismutase; translation: MTTYTLPDLPYDYGALAPSIAGEIMELHHDKHHATYVKGLNDTLDKLAEARDKGDFGAIVGLEKTLAFNLGGHVNHSIFWKNLSPEGGDKPDGELGAAIDEFFGSFDAFQANFTASATTIQGSGWAILGWDALGGKLLVHQLYDQQGNLPAGQIPIVMLDMWEHAFYLQYKNVKPDYVKAWWNVVNWADAQARFDAARSGAGALITGA
- a CDS encoding phage holin family protein, with translation MTTRPEMVRREAGLNGELQHRMDGQNVGALVSQVTTDLSRLVRDEMQLAKAELKEKGKEAGVGAGLFGGSGALALYGLGVLIAAAVLGLATALPAWLSALIVAAVLFLIAGVAALLGKRHVTRATPPVPQRAVDGVHEDLEALKGHQPEGKSTR
- a CDS encoding ribonuclease Z gives rise to the protein MRELVVLGTGSQVPSRERTQNGYFLRWDDEGFLFDPGEGTQRQLIFAGVAAGAITRLCVTHFHGDHCLGVPGVVQRLSLDDVPHPVRAHYPASGQEYFRRLRYAASFYERAELLEEPVEEDGLLSVGSFGQLWARRLEHPIESFGYQLIEPDGRRMLPDKLAAYGVTGPAVGQLQRAGSLEVDGRTVRVEDVSEVRPGQRFAFVMDTRLCENVLRLADGADLLVIESTYLSAESELARRFGHLTARQAARVAAECGVRKLVLTHFSQRYLEPERFHEEAAAEFSGEIVVATDLSRTLVPSRR
- a CDS encoding alpha/beta hydrolase; its protein translation is MFTVASKDGTTIAYDRRGSGPALVLVDGALCSRAQGPLPELAEALADRFTVYNYDRRGRGDSGDAPEYAVERELEDLAAIIEAAGGSAYVYGTSSGAALALRAAAAGLPIEKLVAFEPPYVVDDSRRQIPRSWVADLQALEPGDAIKYFFTKGIGLPGIVVTMMRLMPAWKQMKAIAHTLPYDARMLGGNCFGDPMDAAQWASIEQPVLVVNGGKSPGWMKTSTRALAAAVPGARHAEVPGQNHVVRASAIAPVIADWCE
- a CDS encoding glycine--tRNA ligase → MRFAVLTMQDALLALTKYWTDRGCMIVQPFNTEVGAGTLNPATILRVLGPEPWRVAYVEPSVRPDDSRYGENPNRLQTHTQFQVVLKPDPGNPQELFLDSLTALGIDIDAHDVRFVEDNWANPATGSWGLGWEVWLDGLEITQFTYFQQAGGMTLDPVSVEITYGIERIMMALQGVSHFKDIAYAPEISYGEAFGQAEYEMSRYYLDDADVESQKRLFEEYANEARRMLDARLPVPAHIQVLRCSHTFNVLDARGAVSTTERAKAFGRMRTLAREVAQLWAERRTELEHPLGLAQLPEAAPAPSEFPKITGTRQLTFEIGTEEMPPSEVTKTAAAVQAALEEKLAATRLGHGKITTYATPRRVVAFVAEVQAGEPDAERVVRGPRKSAAYDADGNVTKAAAGFARGQGVDAGELHDLDVDGVEYVAVTKPDPGRGAAEVLSGVLSEIVSGLRSDKNMRWNDAKLSFTRPIRWLVALLGDEIVPVSVSSLAAGRTTRVHRTAAQPKVEIAAAEGYLDLLRIHGIEADPARRRAQIVEAAAELSKSVGGTVDVEAEAALVDQIVNLIEEPTPILGGFAAEYLDLPGEILTTVMRKHQRYLPVRDGDGKLLPHFVAVANGSVDEDVVRAGNEAVLRARYEDAAFFWRADLDTPLESMKSELEKLAFEERLGSMADRAGRIGRIALALAATVDLDGEDLTTLRRAAELAKFDLGSQMVVELTSLAGTMAREYAKRAGETEAVAQALYDMELPRSAGDPVPSTTPGALLALADRFDLLAGLFGVGAKPTGSSDPFALRRAAAGVVAILREHPSLRAITLPVGLQAAADEIGAQGIDVPADSLDEVAEFTVRRYEQQLLDRGDDHLQVAAVLPLATAPAAADETLKTLQGLVGNSDFADLVAVLQRVRRIVPEGTEAEYDASKFTEPAEVVLHEAVQKIGQAPTGLGDFVTTATVLIEPVNAFFDEILVMAKEPELRAARLGLLATISKLAAPVLDWQALGTSLSPAE
- a CDS encoding alpha/beta hydrolase, whose product is MQDRYVETVLGRIRLRVDGSGPAMLFWPSLLMDGTLWSAQAAHFADRFQVILVDPPGHGGSAPLTGTFSFEQCADVIVAILDDLGVERAHLIGNSWGGMIGGTFAALHPERIGVAVLMNATASPAGRRQRFEYGVLTRTAQLLGGIRGPLTGPVRDAFLGPTARREKPEVVAKVNDLARRVAVRSGMYAVTSVVPHRPDQRTLLGRIRTPVLVVAGAEDPTFPVAETEEMADSIPGARFVVLEQSAHLAALESPNEVNALIDDFLADNS
- a CDS encoding methyltransferase, with the translated sequence MDDVITVDDTFSADRALRLIGRGSALHWTGDFHNAKQLLAALGRRVPVRRDGPFHTQRRRQAERARILNSLHVPMHDHTITLRRAPDVRAAYEEAFGPQGKEGPGEERPHGDRPGRERTPAAGPRWVPLRELLGVIGAYELRHRGVYVPALGQRIHPHYGVFAPTRSEYADLIAGQPLPTTGTAFDVGTGTGLLAAILSRRGIRHVVATDNNPRAITCARDNLRRLQMNATVLETDLFPPGRADLVVCNPPWIPATPITPLDHAVYDEDGRMLRTFLNTVRDHLEPGGEVWLILSDLAELLGLRSRGELLELVRGGGLEVVGRADITPRHRRARAETTSLWQLRPATTPAAAGLHRATE
- a CDS encoding RNA polymerase sigma factor; the protein is MTVTEAHGAVDAVWRIESARIIAGLARIVRDVGLAEELAQDALVAALEQWPESGVPNNPGAWLMAIAKRRAIDLIRRKETYQRKLAEMGHELEIDGDSVEDDVEAILEDHIEDDLLRLVFTACHPVLTMDARVTLTLKLLGGLKTDEIARAFLAPEPTIAQRIVRAKRNLAKAGVEFEVPSGPDLLDRLQSVLEVVYLIYNEGYSATAGDDWMRPALCNEAMRLGRLLVELMPAESEVLGLLALMELQSSRANARIGPDGEPVLLLDQDRRRWDRLLIRRGLEGIDRAWALEKPPGPYLLQAAIAACHARAADPEDTDWARIAGLYAVLAQVAPSPVVELNQAVAISMAFGPERGLQAVDLLADDPSLKDYHLLPSVRGDLLFKLGRLDEARAEFEKAAALTRNERERKLLLERAAAC
- a CDS encoding DUF3618 domain-containing protein; protein product: MTTIKNAAHREPMTERETLREDLEYTRQHLADTVQELSRRLNVPHRMKETAGSAGHRVSGAAGQAGQKLKEVPGAMKQLPAMSRRHPKAMAAVGGAVALGAAALMVRKHK